In one Butyrivibrio proteoclasticus B316 genomic region, the following are encoded:
- a CDS encoding AAA family ATPase, giving the protein MIIEVRAKNCFAFDDQVAFSMKADMRNKKFASNVHRENNFNVLKTAGIYGPNNAGKTCLIRCIKAIKSVLLNKENGLMSNIFTNNDICELGITFLSNGREFAYDFKYDVKEEAYVFESFVEIMKDQYNNEKDVCWFKRDTLNDEFECIDADLMTMMPVLAKSNVIFHLIDSSKFKALNEMKGILVGFAEKIDVINMNNIPMEHTIELMKNKNQLQQKVVGFIKNADLYMDNFEYVEMGNIKIASGDAVGKPEEKVLDIPDSVMDQIRLVSTYKGVQVPSMLFDSTGTKKIAAIASYVIEALEQGRILVVDELDSSIHFKLTRATVAMFNNELNTDAQMIFTVHDINLMDCKRLFRKEQIWFVDKDENGVYVYSLSDFTAENGVRDTSDIIEKYRKGAFAALPDPELINSLLSIKGNAKEETVDGE; this is encoded by the coding sequence ATGATCATAGAAGTAAGAGCGAAGAATTGTTTTGCATTTGATGATCAAGTCGCTTTTTCGATGAAAGCTGATATGCGTAACAAAAAATTTGCTTCAAATGTACATAGAGAGAACAATTTTAATGTTCTTAAGACTGCAGGAATATATGGACCAAATAATGCAGGAAAGACATGTCTTATTAGATGCATTAAAGCCATAAAAAGTGTTCTTCTTAATAAGGAGAATGGCCTTATGTCAAATATTTTCACAAATAATGATATTTGTGAACTTGGAATCACCTTCTTATCAAATGGTAGGGAGTTCGCTTATGATTTCAAGTATGATGTGAAGGAAGAGGCTTATGTATTTGAATCATTTGTAGAAATTATGAAGGATCAATACAATAACGAAAAAGATGTGTGTTGGTTTAAACGTGACACGCTTAATGATGAGTTTGAGTGTATTGATGCTGATCTTATGACCATGATGCCAGTTTTGGCCAAGAGCAACGTTATTTTTCATTTGATTGATTCTAGTAAGTTTAAGGCGCTCAATGAGATGAAGGGAATTTTGGTTGGATTTGCCGAGAAAATAGATGTTATCAATATGAATAATATTCCTATGGAACATACTATAGAACTCATGAAAAATAAGAATCAGCTTCAGCAGAAAGTTGTAGGTTTTATAAAAAACGCGGACCTTTACATGGATAATTTTGAATATGTAGAAATGGGAAATATTAAGATTGCATCAGGTGATGCGGTCGGCAAGCCTGAGGAAAAGGTACTTGATATTCCAGATAGTGTTATGGATCAGATTAGGTTAGTTTCTACATATAAGGGCGTTCAGGTACCAAGTATGCTCTTTGATTCTACTGGGACAAAGAAGATAGCTGCCATAGCAAGCTATGTTATAGAGGCTCTTGAGCAGGGAAGAATTCTAGTGGTGGATGAGCTTGATAGCAGTATACATTTTAAGCTTACAAGAGCTACTGTAGCAATGTTTAATAATGAATTAAACACAGATGCTCAGATGATCTTCACAGTACATGATATTAACCTTATGGATTGCAAGCGCTTGTTCAGAAAAGAACAAATTTGGTTTGTTGATAAGGATGAGAATGGTGTTTATGTATATTCTCTGTCAGATTTTACTGCTGAAAACGGTGTCAGAGACACTTCTGACATTATAGAAAAGTATCGTAAGGGCGCATTTGCAGCTTTGCCAGATCCTGAGCTTATCAATTCTCTTCTTAGCATTAAGGGGAACGCGAAGGAGGAAACTGTAGATGGCGAATAG
- a CDS encoding DUF4256 domain-containing protein gives MLEILKARFQENKNLHMELSWLDVEKRLLEHPDSMDVLRRMEESGGEPDTIGYDEKTGKLIFCDCAKESPSGRRSLCYDEKALQGRAKNPPSGSAEWKAKEIGVLIMTEELYRRLQSLGEFDLKTSSWITTPDDIRDKGGALFCERRYGTVFTFHNGADSYYSVRGFRGYTLI, from the coding sequence ATGTTAGAAATATTAAAAGCGAGATTTCAGGAAAATAAGAATCTTCATATGGAACTGAGTTGGCTTGACGTGGAGAAACGTTTGCTTGAGCATCCGGACTCCATGGATGTTTTGAGAAGGATGGAGGAGAGCGGAGGAGAACCAGATACCATCGGCTATGACGAAAAGACGGGAAAGCTAATTTTCTGCGACTGCGCAAAGGAGTCCCCTTCTGGGCGCAGAAGCCTGTGCTATGACGAAAAGGCATTACAGGGGCGTGCTAAAAACCCGCCGTCAGGCAGCGCCGAATGGAAAGCAAAAGAAATCGGCGTTTTGATCATGACGGAGGAACTCTATCGCCGACTGCAAAGTCTCGGGGAATTTGATTTGAAAACGTCAAGTTGGATCACTACGCCGGATGATATTCGCGACAAGGGCGGTGCATTGTTCTGCGAACGACGTTACGGAACGGTTTTCACATTCCATAACGGGGCGGATTCGTACTATTCCGTGCGCGGGTTCAGAGGCTATACTCTTATATAA
- a CDS encoding CPBP family intramembrane glutamic endopeptidase encodes MTKIYKKSEITFAILWIVAYVVLSSLADQFSENIGITKSITAVLHIAMSLILFFWIQKNKLGEKYGFCRSSIPAKRFLYYLPLIIVASTAFWGGIKLQYDILESLFYFISMLCVGFLEEVIFRGLLFRAMEKDNLKSAIIVSALTFGLGHIVNLFNGSGKDLISSMIQIVFAVMVGFVLVIIFYHGKSLVPCILFHSANNALKVFSANGMSNPLTERVINLVLIIVVLGGYLFYLVKKFGNGNSLDLC; translated from the coding sequence ATGACAAAAATATATAAGAAAAGTGAGATCACTTTTGCAATCCTGTGGATTGTTGCTTATGTTGTTCTGAGCAGTTTGGCAGATCAGTTTTCAGAGAACATTGGCATTACAAAATCTATAACAGCTGTGCTTCACATAGCAATGTCTTTGATTTTGTTTTTCTGGATTCAAAAAAATAAACTTGGCGAAAAATACGGGTTTTGCAGATCATCTATTCCTGCAAAGCGTTTTCTTTATTATCTGCCTCTTATTATTGTTGCATCAACGGCTTTTTGGGGCGGAATAAAATTGCAATACGACATATTGGAATCTCTGTTTTATTTCATCAGCATGCTCTGCGTAGGGTTTCTTGAAGAAGTTATTTTCCGTGGACTATTATTCAGGGCAATGGAGAAGGACAATCTTAAGAGTGCAATTATTGTTTCTGCGCTGACATTTGGATTGGGACATATTGTGAATCTTTTCAACGGAAGTGGAAAAGATTTGATTTCGTCCATGATTCAAATTGTGTTTGCTGTCATGGTCGGATTTGTGCTGGTAATAATCTTTTATCATGGGAAGTCTCTTGTGCCATGTATTTTATTCCACTCTGCTAATAATGCACTCAAAGTTTTTTCTGCAAATGGGATGAGTAATCCTCTGACAGAAAGGGTAATCAACTTAGTGTTGATTATTGTTGTTTTGGGAGGGTATCTATTCTATCTGGTTAAAAAATTTGGAAATGGAAATAGCTTGGATCTATGCTAG
- a CDS encoding YbaK/EbsC family protein, whose protein sequence is MVNEKVKEFLASNNLGDRLTEHAETIDTVEHAAQQIGCTEPEIAKTLSFVVDEKPVIVVMAGDGKVNSSKFKSLFHTKPHMIPRDQVESITGFQPGGVCPFAVADDIPIWLDVSMKRFEYVHPAGGNEFTSVKVTPSELEAITGAEGWCDVCKGWEEDE, encoded by the coding sequence ACAGGCTTACAGAGCATGCTGAAACGATTGATACAGTTGAACATGCAGCACAGCAGATAGGCTGTACCGAACCGGAGATTGCAAAGACATTGTCTTTTGTTGTAGATGAAAAGCCTGTAATTGTGGTAATGGCAGGCGATGGTAAGGTTAATAGTTCTAAGTTCAAATCACTATTTCACACCAAGCCACACATGATTCCCAGAGATCAGGTAGAGAGTATCACGGGATTCCAGCCAGGCGGAGTATGTCCTTTTGCTGTGGCTGATGACATCCCTATCTGGCTTGATGTATCCATGAAGAGATTTGAATATGTCCATCCTGCAGGAGGGAATGAGTTTACTTCTGTTAAAGTTACACCTTCAGAGCTTGAAGCTATTACCGGAGCCGAGGGCTGGTGCGATGTATGCAAGGGATGGGAAGAAGACGAGTAA
- a CDS encoding NUDIX hydrolase, translating to MSMDMTVPCDNGLINIRVGAIILKDGKFLMVGNNIRPEYLYSVGGRIKFGETAEEAVIREVYEETGVRMEVDRLGFINENYFYGDAEYNLGKLIYEISFFFYMKVPEDFEPECNSFTEDEHEEFLKWIAPDDPVKFYPEFFRTELLHPVNVVKHFLTDER from the coding sequence ATGAGTATGGACATGACAGTGCCATGTGACAATGGACTTATAAACATCAGAGTAGGAGCAATCATTCTTAAGGATGGAAAATTCCTAATGGTCGGGAATAATATCAGACCGGAGTATTTGTATTCTGTAGGCGGCAGAATTAAGTTCGGAGAAACTGCTGAGGAAGCGGTAATCAGAGAAGTATATGAAGAGACCGGTGTCCGCATGGAAGTGGACAGGCTTGGATTCATAAATGAAAACTATTTTTATGGGGACGCAGAGTATAATCTCGGAAAGCTGATATATGAGATATCTTTCTTCTTTTACATGAAAGTACCTGAGGACTTTGAGCCGGAGTGTAACAGTTTTACCGAGGATGAGCATGAAGAGTTTCTTAAGTGGATTGCACCTGATGATCCGGTTAAGTTTTATCCGGAGTTTTTCAGAACAGAATTGCTGCATCCTGTAAATGTGGTTAAGCATTTTTTGACGGATGAGCGTTGA
- a CDS encoding GNAT family N-acetyltransferase, which produces MLNDYAIDKPILETDRLIIRVLNEKDVDDLKEWLGRDEIYTYWGRKTSKGEKNPELMFIDPRPWVKRKPSLDLDWGIVWKETNKVVGMIAVFDIQNARMGDIAYRINPEYWRMGITTEALKEVLRFVFKNTEIDRLNGRVDVRNIASNRVMEKCGFVKEGTIRQGKMVSVYCDYNIYGLLREDYMKQQGKGETKCLYQKEH; this is translated from the coding sequence ATGTTAAATGATTATGCAATAGACAAGCCAATTCTTGAAACAGACAGACTGATTATCCGTGTGCTTAACGAAAAGGATGTGGATGATTTAAAAGAGTGGTTGGGAAGAGATGAAATTTATACATATTGGGGAAGAAAAACAAGCAAGGGCGAGAAAAATCCTGAACTCATGTTTATTGATCCACGTCCTTGGGTAAAAAGAAAACCTTCTCTTGATCTTGATTGGGGAATTGTATGGAAAGAAACAAATAAAGTGGTAGGTATGATCGCAGTATTTGATATTCAAAATGCCAGAATGGGCGATATAGCATACAGGATTAATCCTGAGTACTGGAGAATGGGAATTACTACAGAAGCTTTGAAGGAAGTGTTGCGATTTGTTTTTAAGAACACAGAAATAGACCGATTGAATGGACGTGTGGATGTAAGAAATATTGCTTCAAACAGAGTTATGGAAAAATGTGGTTTTGTTAAAGAAGGAACAATTCGTCAAGGAAAAATGGTTTCGGTTTACTGTGACTATAATATCTACGGTTTGCTTAGAGAAGATTATATGAAGCAGCAAGGTAAAGGGGAAACAAAATGTCTTTATCAGAAAGAGCACTAG
- a CDS encoding nitroreductase family protein, with product MEFKEVVKNRYSCKKYSERKVDRARLNDILEAGRLAPTAKNLQEQ from the coding sequence ATGGAATTCAAAGAAGTAGTAAAGAACCGTTACTCATGTAAGAAATACAGTGAAAGAAAAGTAGACAGGGCAAGGCTTAATGACATCCTTGAGGCCGGAAGGCTTGCACCTACGGCAAAGAATCTTCAGGAACAGTAA
- a CDS encoding HD domain-containing protein: MSLSERALEILDRYNKTEDVIETTKKFVHEMLGPTPDRGDMLYRYEHSIRVAENGRMIAIAENLPVTDTVVACLLHDVGYRECGDDWRIHPQVSADIAAEYLARIGYDPDMAKEIVQGIGRHNLTDTLPEDMSVFQTTIRDSDDIDRFDIIRIAMAMGSSVHEKTNVEIIESCQKQIDIARWYMTLPRGTKTAKDMMDKELTQRIELLEQIIAQAKKGFE; the protein is encoded by the coding sequence ATGTCTTTATCAGAAAGAGCACTAGAGATACTTGATCGATACAATAAAACAGAAGATGTGATAGAAACCACCAAGAAATTTGTTCATGAGATGCTTGGACCAACGCCTGATAGAGGCGACATGCTCTATCGCTACGAACATTCAATACGAGTTGCAGAAAACGGCAGGATGATCGCGATTGCTGAGAACCTCCCTGTCACCGATACTGTTGTTGCCTGCCTTCTTCATGACGTTGGCTACAGAGAATGTGGTGACGACTGGCGCATACATCCACAGGTAAGCGCCGATATTGCCGCAGAGTATCTTGCCAGAATAGGCTATGATCCTGATATGGCAAAAGAAATAGTGCAGGGAATCGGAAGGCATAATCTGACTGACACGTTACCTGAGGATATGAGCGTATTCCAGACCACCATCAGAGACAGCGATGATATCGACAGATTCGATATTATCAGGATTGCAATGGCTATGGGCAGCTCTGTTCACGAAAAGACAAATGTCGAGATCATCGAATCCTGTCAAAAGCAGATTGATATAGCTAGATGGTACATGACACTTCCAAGGGGAACTAAGACCGCCAAGGATATGATGGATAAAGAACTAACTCAGAGAATTGAACTTCTTGAACAGATCATAGCGCAGGCTAAGAAAGGCTTTGAATGA
- a CDS encoding nucleoside phosphorylase: protein MIIDSFDNKSPAIINPVKKENRIKVDACIITFSHQIEKAVVEKYKATEIAALWCATGKTPVYLIERNGHRFAFYKTYVGAPITVGLLEDATIELDCEKFILFGGAGCLDKEIAHGKVMIPTAAYRDEGTSYHYAPAADYITIINSDIVAECMKANGIPFVQGKTWTTDSFYRETRNIFEKHKADGCISVEMECAAVQAVCDFRGLELYPFFTSGDLLDAPEWDERNKDNDDGGQHDAGHFNIALALAEYIA from the coding sequence ATGATAATAGATTCATTTGATAATAAATCTCCGGCAATCATCAATCCTGTGAAAAAGGAGAATAGAATTAAAGTAGATGCATGCATAATTACTTTTTCTCATCAGATCGAAAAGGCTGTAGTGGAAAAATATAAAGCAACTGAGATAGCAGCTTTGTGGTGTGCAACCGGAAAAACTCCAGTATATTTAATAGAAAGAAATGGTCATAGATTTGCTTTTTACAAGACATATGTCGGGGCTCCTATTACAGTAGGTCTTCTGGAGGATGCAACAATAGAACTTGACTGCGAGAAGTTCATCTTGTTCGGAGGAGCAGGATGCCTGGATAAAGAGATTGCTCATGGCAAGGTAATGATTCCGACAGCTGCCTACAGAGACGAAGGAACTTCATATCATTACGCCCCGGCAGCGGATTATATAACCATAATAAATTCGGATATTGTTGCTGAGTGCATGAAAGCAAATGGCATTCCATTTGTCCAAGGCAAGACCTGGACTACGGATTCATTCTATCGCGAGACAAGAAATATTTTTGAAAAGCACAAAGCAGATGGCTGTATTTCTGTAGAAATGGAATGTGCTGCGGTGCAGGCAGTTTGCGATTTCCGGGGACTGGAGCTGTATCCGTTCTTTACAAGCGGAGATCTGCTTGATGCTCCTGAGTGGGATGAGCGAAACAAAGATAATGATGATGGTGGACAGCATGATGCAGGGCATTTCAATATAGCCTTGGCGCTTGCGGAGTACATCGCATAA